The nucleotide window TGGTTTCGACATGCATAACACGTATAATCCTTTTGTGAATTATACTTAGTGGGCTAGATAAAAAAGTTTCGAACGTTTTAAAAATATTCACAAGTTAATAATAGCAGAAGCGGAAAGATTTTCCAACATAGCATTAAAAATTATTACCGATTGTAATTGTTTGAGTAACTGTTAATTGATGTATTTGGAGTGCAAAGATTTCTCAGAGAAATTGTCCGAACAAAGCTAAAAATATCAGTCATTGTGTTTGCAAAATAAAAGCCGGCATGTTAGCCGGCTGAATAAACCTTTTCCTTTTCCTCATTATAAGAACAATGAATATCCAAAATCTTTTTTGATATTATTGTCTAAAAGCTTTTGTTGAGATTCAAGATTTGAAGAAATAGCTTTAGCGACTGTTTCAAGTTTTTTTTGTTGCATATCCAAAGCGTTGTCTTCTTGTTGAAGTAGCAATAATTTCACTTTAGAATCTTCATTTGAGTACCAGTCTTTAGTGCCCATCAAAGCAGATTCTTGGTCAGTCAATCTGTTTCTTTTTTCGGTAATTCTCATCAAGTCAGCGTTAACATTAGTTTGTTGTAAAGTTAAAGTAATAACGCTTAAATGTGCACCAGCTACTGCCATATTATATCTCTCTTTCAATCTCTGATTTGTAAATCTCTCGTACTTATATAAAAACAGAGTTGAGTAGATAATTGATATATATGGAGTATATACTTTACATTTGTTTACAAAGGTTATTTTTTATGTTTAAGTATTGAATTTATTCGTTGTGTAGCGTATGTCGAATATTCGTTTTGCTCTTTGTTTAATGCTGTAAATTTTTTGTAAGCAGCAAGAGCTGATTGAAAACTTTCTGTTGCATCATAGGCATTTCCAAGTGAATAATAAGCTAGGGCGTAGTTTGGATTTAGCTTTAATGTTGTTTTAAAATCGTTGATAGCTAAGATATTTTTATTTTGAGCAACGTAAACCAAGCCCCTGTAATAGTAGGCATCTCCTGTTGATGGAGCAAGAGCAATAACTTTGTTTAATAGATTTAGAGCATCTTTGTAGTTTTGGGTGTCAAAAGCGTAAAAGGCTTTTTCTTGAAGGGTGTTAACTTCTTGATCGACAATAAATTTGTTCAATTTTTTAATTTTTTGATTGTCAGGTGCTATTTTTAATGCTTTTTGAATATATGGTTTAGCTTTAGAATAATCTTCTTTGTTTACATATAAGAAAGCGAAGTAGTAGAGAGTGTCTGGATTGTTTTCGTCCATAGAAAGAGCTTGATTTAAGTATTTTAGGGCTTCTTGTGTGTTGTTAAGATATTGGTAGCAAGAGGCAATTCCTAGTGTTATATCGATAGTTCTAGGTGAAATAGCTTCGTAGACTGAAATAGCATCTTCATATAGCCCGTTTTTGATTAGCTCAAGAGCTTCGTTAAGCGGGTCATCGGCAGTTAGTGCAATCATCTTGTTGTATTTTTTTCTGATTACAGGGTCATCTTGAGGAAGAATTTTTTGAGCAGCTGCGATTGAGTCTTTAGCTGATTGTTTGTCTCCTTTTGTGTTATAAAGTTCAGAAAGCTCGATGTAAGAGTCGGCACTATTCGGGTTTATGAGTAATGCTGATTTATAATATTCAATCGAGTCATCAATTTGTTTGTTGTTTTTAAGCAATTGAGCGACTTTAATGTAGCCGTCGACAGCTAGAGGGGTGTCTTTGTATTCAGGATAAATTGAGTCGACGATTTCTTTTTGCGGACTTGCCGTTTTTAAAGTTTGATATAAAGCTATTTTTATATTTTCGTTTTTTGGGTCATTTTTAATGAGCATTTTGTATTCTGCTTGAGCCTCCGGCATTCTGTTTAAGGAGGCAAGACATTCAGCTTTTTTCAATCGTACCGAATTGTTAAGCGGAGTTGAGAGCAAAACAGTGTTGTAAAAAGGTAAAGCCTTATCGTAAGCATTTGTCAATGTGTATAAATCAGCGACTTCCAGTCTTATAGTTTTGTTAGATGGAGCTAAATTCAGAGCTTTTTGATAAGAAGATAGGGCATCTTCATATTTGCCTTCAAGCTTGTAGATAGAACCAAGAGTGGCATTGAGGATGGGGGAATTAGGCTTATTGGTAAGTTTAGATTTAAAAATATTTTCTAAAGTTGCAAGCATTTCAGGGTTATTTTTTGACATAGAAATGACTTGTTTGTATTGTTGAATTGCGTCAGATTGGTTGTAGTTACGTTCGTATGCTTGAGCTAATTTCAAAGCCAAAGCCGAATCATTAGGGCTTTTTTTAAGCATATTTTGAAGTAATATAATCTCTTGACTATAATCAGGCTCAATAAGGGATTCTCCGATGGATGATGAGGATTGATAAGTTTGAAGAAAAGGATTAGTATTGTTTGAAGGAGTATCTTCACCAAAGGTATTTATAATTTGATTAGTTTCAGCAATTGAAGTTCCGCAGTTTAATGCAGAAATAATAAGAGCTGTGAGTAATAAATTGCCGAAAGATTTTTTACGCATATAATAATCCTTTTAAAAGTAAGATATTCCAATAAAATTATACTACATTGTTTGAAAATTCAAAAGCAATAAAAGGAATATACGCAACAAAAAAGGTGAAAGCATATAGCAATCACCTTTTTGTTTATAAAGAAATTAATTATTTCTTTTGGTTATCTTCGTCATCGACGATTTCAATTTGACTAGCAGCTGCGAATACATCTAAAAGATTTGTTCTGTTGTCAGCGATAGGAGCCAATTTGCTTGCTTGTTCAGCTTGAAGAGGAAGTTTGTTAAGTTGTTGAGCTTCGTTCAATGCTGTAGAGTCGATGGTTGGGTTTTCTTGGTAAGCAGGATCCGGATCAGGATCTGGGTCAGCCGGTTTAGGAACAGGTCTGTTGTTTACTAAGAGGATTTTTTCTTCGCCAGCGTTGCCGTATTCAATGTGGTGTCTTTGGTTGAATTTGCCGTCTTCAGTTGGAACGAATGAACCTGTAAGTTCGTAATCTGCAGTAGAAGTGAATGTTCCGCCAGCTTCCATATATGATCTTGGGTTGCCTTGTTCATCTACAGGACCTTCTGAAGTGTAAGGTAGACCTGCGATAACTGCTTTAGAGTCGATAGTCAAGTCGTTTTTAGCGATTGCACTTGATACAGAAAGAGTTCCTGCAGTTTTTAAGGTTACATCATTACCACCTTTAGCAACTACGCCCAATTGTCTGTTGTCTGCGTTTGTCAAGGTGACGTTAACGTCGTGACCAGCGTCGAAGTTAGCTTGAATACCTTTGATATCTAATGTTTTTGGAGTTGTGATATCTTGAGCAGCTTTGACTTTTAAAGTTTTAGCTGAGATAGCAGTGTCGTTGAATTGGACAGAGCTGTTAGTTGAAGTGATAGCAGCTGTTTCGCCTGCTGTGATATCTATTTTGTTTACGTTGAAGTTACCTGATTTAGTAAGTTCTACGTTTTTCGCTGCTGTGAAAGTTGTTCTGTTACCAGCGATTAGGTTGTCCAGTGTGTTCATTTTAATGCTTGCGGCAGCTGATTTGATGTTTACGTTGTTATTAGCTGTCAAAGTAGAGTTTGTAATGTCTGAAGTGTTGATATCATTGACTGCTGTAACGTTTACGTTGTTGCCTGATACTTTAGAGTTGTTGTTGATAGCAATAGAGCCACCGGTTAAAGATGTGTTGTTGTTTGATTTAATAGTGGAGTTATTTACTGCTAAAGTTGAATTTTTATCTACCAATATGTTGTTAGATGTACTTGAGTATTTACCGCCTGCGATGAAAGCACTATCGGTAGCAGTGATTGTTGAATTTTTAACAGTTGCGTTTTGACCTGAAACTGAAACATAACTTCCGTCAATTGCAGAACCAATGATGTCTGTAGTTCCGCCATTTGTTGATTTAGCCATAAGTTGTGCAGTGTTAGCAGCTTTTATTGTAGCATTGTCTGTTTTAAGAGCTGTTTCAGAGGTTATTCCTACATTTCCTTTGGTTGAAGTAATATTTGAATCAGCAATTTTGATTGCTTTGTCAGCTGTAATATTTACATCATTTTTGATAGTAGCTTTAGAGTTGTTGCTGATATCAATGTTGTTTTTAGAATAAGCTGTGAAAGTATCTGAAATAGCAGTCATTTTGTCTGCAATAACGTTACCTTTAGCGTTGATATCGATTGATTGACCTTTTAGAGTTGCACTTCTCATCCAAACACCATAGTCACCGTCAGGAGTTGATGGGTTTTTGATTTTGATAGCTTTTTCAGCGTTGATAGTTGAATCAAGAACTTGAGCAGCTTCTCCGCCTGAAATAGTTACGTTAGTACCGTTTAAGTTGGTTCCGTTGTTGTTTCCTTTTTGGATAGAAGCAGTGCCTGAAGCTTCAACAACTACGTTACCTTGAGCTTTTACGGTAGAGTCTTGAAGAACTGTGTCACCGTTTACAGTGCCGAATGTAACGTCGCCAACACCGGCGTATGCACTGTTGCCTGTTGTAGTTACAAAATCACTTGATAAAACAGATGTTTTTGTACCTGATAATAATGCGATTTTGCCAACGCCTGCGTTTGCAGCAGCTGAATCTTTGTTAGCTGTAGTAAAAGTTGAGTCTTCAACGACGATTTTTCCGTTAGCAGTTAAGAAGATACTTCCGTCTTCACCTCTTACAGCTTTAGTAGCTTTTAAAGAAGCACCTTTAGCGAAGATACCACTAGCAGCACCGGTTGAAGCGTTTCTAATGTCGATACCGCCACCTTCAATCGCACCGTTAAGAATGATTTGGCTGTTGTCGGTAGTAGTTGCAACATTGTTGTCAGTAAGGTTGTAAGTTGCACCGCAGTTGTAATAGTTAAAGTTTACACCGTCGCCAGTAACAAGTCTT belongs to Candidatus Gastranaerophilales bacterium and includes:
- a CDS encoding filamentous hemagglutinin N-terminal domain-containing protein yields the protein MRKKTSKILAASLIVYSCLGSMAMADIGANVLPSLGSIENGKVTTSGNNMNVSLTGGQGGTTTADWNSFNVGSNAGVNFRFNDHNQTALNLVKASGGMSYIYGQITNDGIGADTGKVLLLNPNGAFFGNGSSVNLNSFTVSSFDGKYDNEMKRLELTKGSNSGNITIDSGATIIGAKGVNMAASNITALKGSMIKTSNIPNSDGQTYGKVRLVTGDGVNFNYYNCGATYNLTDNNVATTTDNSQIILNGAIEGGGIDIRNASTGAASGIFAKGASLKATKAVRGEDGSIFLTANGKIVVEDSTFTTANKDSAAANAGVGKIALLSGTKTSVLSSDFVTTTGNSAYAGVGDVTFGTVNGDTVLQDSTVKAQGNVVVEASGTASIQKGNNNGTNLNGTNVTISGGEAAQVLDSTINAEKAIKIKNPSTPDGDYGVWMRSATLKGQSIDINAKGNVIADKMTAISDTFTAYSKNNIDISNNSKATIKNDVNITADKAIKIADSNITSTKGNVGITSETALKTDNATIKAANTAQLMAKSTNGGTTDIIGSAIDGSYVSVSGQNATVKNSTITATDSAFIAGGKYSSTSNNILVDKNSTLAVNNSTIKSNNNTSLTGGSIAINNNSKVSGNNVNVTAVNDINTSDITNSTLTANNNVNIKSAAASIKMNTLDNLIAGNRTTFTAAKNVELTKSGNFNVNKIDITAGETAAITSTNSSVQFNDTAISAKTLKVKAAQDITTPKTLDIKGIQANFDAGHDVNVTLTNADNRQLGVVAKGGNDVTLKTAGTLSVSSAIAKNDLTIDSKAVIAGLPYTSEGPVDEQGNPRSYMEAGGTFTSTADYELTGSFVPTEDGKFNQRHHIEYGNAGEEKILLVNNRPVPKPADPDPDPDPAYQENPTIDSTALNEAQQLNKLPLQAEQASKLAPIADNRTNLLDVFAAASQIEIVDDEDNQKK
- a CDS encoding tetratricopeptide repeat protein is translated as MRKKSFGNLLLTALIISALNCGTSIAETNQIINTFGEDTPSNNTNPFLQTYQSSSSIGESLIEPDYSQEIILLQNMLKKSPNDSALALKLAQAYERNYNQSDAIQQYKQVISMSKNNPEMLATLENIFKSKLTNKPNSPILNATLGSIYKLEGKYEDALSSYQKALNLAPSNKTIRLEVADLYTLTNAYDKALPFYNTVLLSTPLNNSVRLKKAECLASLNRMPEAQAEYKMLIKNDPKNENIKIALYQTLKTASPQKEIVDSIYPEYKDTPLAVDGYIKVAQLLKNNKQIDDSIEYYKSALLINPNSADSYIELSELYNTKGDKQSAKDSIAAAQKILPQDDPVIRKKYNKMIALTADDPLNEALELIKNGLYEDAISVYEAISPRTIDITLGIASCYQYLNNTQEALKYLNQALSMDENNPDTLYYFAFLYVNKEDYSKAKPYIQKALKIAPDNQKIKKLNKFIVDQEVNTLQEKAFYAFDTQNYKDALNLLNKVIALAPSTGDAYYYRGLVYVAQNKNILAINDFKTTLKLNPNYALAYYSLGNAYDATESFQSALAAYKKFTALNKEQNEYSTYATQRINSILKHKK